A genome region from Oenanthe melanoleuca isolate GR-GAL-2019-014 chromosome 14, OMel1.0, whole genome shotgun sequence includes the following:
- the SCNN1G gene encoding amiloride-sensitive sodium channel subunit gamma — MAPPGPESGRAAATAPGKKITARLKRTLPVRGPQAPTLSELMRWYCLNTNTHGCRRIVVSRGRLRRLLWILLTLSAVGLILWQCAELLMNYYSASVSVTVQFQKLPFPAVTICNINPYKYSAMKEYLSELDKETKKALETFYGFSEGKSKVRRSVDDWNSTGSDFFQQIPLLKVEDFSRTATDLHSGQKRRVEGSVFHKDSSIVNSGDSNDIIGFQLCDANNSSECALYTFSSGVNAIQEWYKLHYMNIMAQIPLETKEKLSYSADDLILTCFFDGLSCDKRHFTRFHHPLHGNCYTFNSGENGTILSTSTGGSEYGLHVVLYIDEADYNPFLVTSTGAKIIVHDQNEYPFIEDIGTEIETAAATSIGMHFTRSRKLSKPYSDCTETGADIPVDNLYNKSYSLQICLHSCFQKAMVESCGCAQYAQPLPAGAEYCNYKKNPNWMYCYYRLHEKFVKEQLGCQQICKDACSFKEWALTTSIAQWPSTVSEDWMLRVLSWDKGQKLNNKKLNKTDLANLMVFYKDLNERFISENPANTLVILLSNFGGQLGLWMSCSVVCVIEIVEVFLIDSLSIVLRRQWQRAKKWWSHRQRGGAGTAQPADPERQGHHNPACLDEDLPTFTTALRLPLPQDSPLPRTPPPNYSTLRLETAFSEQLPDTLELGRH, encoded by the exons ATGGCGCCACCGGGCCCGGAGAGCGGCCGAG CGGCCGCCACGGCCCCCGGTAAGAAGATCACGGCGCGGCTGAAGCGCACGCTGCCGGTGCGCGGCCCGCAGGCGCCCACGCTGAGCGAGCTGATGCGCTGGTACTGCCTCAACACCAACACGCACGGCTGCCGCCGCATCGTGGTGTCCCGCGGCCGCCTGCGCCGCCTGCTCTGGATCCTGCTGACCCTCAGCGCCGTGGGGCTCATCCTCTGGCAGTGCGCCGAGCTCCTCATGAACTACTACAGCGCCTCGGTGTCCGTCACCGTCCAGTTCCAGAAGCTGCCCTTCCCCGCCGTCACCATCTGCAACATCAACCCCTACAA GTACAGTGCCATGAAAGAATACTTATCTGAGTTGgacaaagagacaaaaaaggCTTTGGAAACTTTCTATGGATTTTCTGAGGGCAAGTCCAAGGTGCGCCGGTCAGTGGATGACtggaacagcacagggagcGACTTCTTCCAACAGATCCCTCTGCTGAAGGTGGAGGACTTCTCCAGGACAGCGACTGACCTGCACAGTGGGCAGAAGAGGAGAGTAGAGGGAAGTGTCTTTCACAAGGACTCGTCCATCGTGAACTCGGGAGATTCCAATGACATCATTGGCTTTCAGCTG TGTGATGCAAACAACAGCAGTGAGTGTGCCCTGTACACATTCAGCTCGGGTGTCAACGCCATCCAGGAGTGGTACAAGCTGCATTACATGAACATCATGGCACAAATTCCCCTGGAGACTAAAGAAAAATTGAGTTATTCTGCTGATGACCTTATACTGACATGTTTCTTTGATGGCCTATCTTGTGACAAAAG GCACTTCACTCGTTTCCATCACCCTCTCCATGGCAACTGCTACACCTTCAACAGCGGCGAGAACGGGACCATCCTGAGCACCTCCACAGGTGGCAGCGAGTATG GATTGCACGTTGTCCTGTACATCGATGAGGCAGACTACAACCCCTTCCTGGTGACATCCACAGGAGCCAAGATCATTGTCCACGACCAAAACGAGTATCCCTTCATTGAAGACATTGGCACGGAAATTGAgactgcagcagccacctccaTAGGGATGCACTTT ACTCGGTCTCGCAAGCTGAGCAAACCCTACAGTGACTGCACAGAGACAGGAGCTGACATACCCGTGGACAACCTCTACAACAAGAGCTACTCACTCCAG atcTGCCTGCACTCCTGCTTCCAGAAGGCCATGGTGGAatcctgtggctgtgcccagtATGCTCAGCCCTTACCTGCTGGGGCTGAGTACTGCAACTACAAGAAGAACCCAAACTGGA TGTACTGCTACTACAGACTGCATGAGAAGTTtgtgaaggagcagctgggctgccagCAGATCTGCAAAGATGCCTGCAG CTTCAAGGAGTGGGCTCTCACCACCAGCATTGCCCAGTGGCCATCCACCGTGTCAGAG GACTGGATGCTCCGGGTTCTCTCTTGGGACAAAGGGCAGAAACTCAACAACAAGAAGCTGAACAA GACAGACCTTGCCAACCTGATGGTGTTTTACAAGGACCTGAACGAGAGATTCATCTCGGAGAATCCTGCCAACACG CTGGTCATTCTGCTGTCCAACTTCGGGggccagctggggctgtggatGAGCTGCTCGGTGGTGTGTGTCATCGAGATCGTGGAGGTGTTCCTCATCGACTCGCTGTCCATCGTGCTGCGGCGCCAGTGGCAGAGGGCCAAGAAGTGGTGGAGCCACCGCCAGCGGGGCGGCGCGGGGACGGCACAGCCCGCTGACCCGGAGAGGCAGGGCCACCACAACCCCGCGTGCCTGGACGAGGACCTGCCCACCTTCACCACGGCCCTGcgcctgcccctgccccaggacagcccccTGCCCAGGACTCCCCCCCCCAACTACAGCACCCTGCGCCTGGAGACCGCCTTCAGCGAGCAGCTGCCCGACACGCTGGAGCTGGGCCGGCACTGA